The Methanopyrus kandleri AV19 DNA segment TTGAGCTCCTCCTTCGGTCGGTTCAGGTTCTCGGTAGACAGCGCGTACACAGTAACAGCCTTAACACCTAAGTCGAGACACCACTCCAGCACGTCCTCGAGTTTGTCAGCTCCGTACCGATGACCTTCCCACGGTTCCAATCCCAGCTCTCGGGCGAACCTTCTGTTTCCGTCCATAATGATGCCTACATGCTCAGGGACTCTGCCTTCCTTCACCTTCTCCTCAAGTATCCTCTCGTACATCTTATATACCGGCTTAAGCGAGACGCGAACGGCCTGCCGCAGCACGCGGCGAGAGTTCACCCCGGTGACGCGTTTCAAAACTTCGGGTAACCTTCCTCACCCCCTCAAGGGGGATTCATGATGATCGGGATCTTGTCGGACACCCACGACAACCTGAAGGCCATCGAACGGCTTGCTAGCGAGCTGAACGAGGCGGACGTTGAGGTCGTACTCCATGCGGGTGACTACGTGGCTCCCTTCACCCTCCCGGTGCTCGCGAAGGTGGAGTGTGACGAGTTTATAGGGGTTTTTGGAAACAACGACGGCGAGCGTGACTATTTGCGCGAAAAGGCGGAGGAAGTGGGCTTCGAGCTGGTCGGCGAGATCTTCACGGGCGAGGTCTTGGGTCTCCGAGTGGCCATGATTCACGGCACCGAAGAGGCCGTAGTCGAGGCCCTCGCCCGCTGTGGCGAGTACGATCTGGTGGTTTACGGCCACACCCACGAACCGGAGGAGCGCGTGGTCGGAGACACGCTCGTGGTTAATCCCGGAGAGGTATGTGGGTACGTCACCGGGCGCCGAACGGCCGCGCTGCTCGACCCCGATGAGAAGAAGGTAGAGTTCGTCGAGTTTTGACCCGACATGCCCGATGAAGATCACGGCCTTCGCCTGAGACGTGACGAGATCCACCCGAGCTGAGGGGACACTCCCATCCTCCGAAAGACGGAGCTCGATGACCCGCGACTCGCGCACGTACTCCGTGAGCGCGTAGCCGACTATCCCTCACTGCTGGCCGCCCTCCGAACTCCGGTTCGGCGCTACACGCTCCGGGTTAACACTCTGAAAGCGGACCTGGAGGATGTCGTCGAATGTCTCGCCTCGGATTTTCCCGATCGGGAGGTTAGAGAGTCTCCTTACTCCGAGTACGCGGTCGAGATCGAGGTGAAAGGACCGTACCCCGTGGAGGGGAACCACCACGTCGTAGTCGCCGACAAGTTCGCGGCCGAGAGCGTCTACGTGGGGGCGGATCTCTACGCTCCCGGGGTGGTGCAAGCGGACCCCGACATCCGTAGAGGCGACCGCGTGACCGTAGTCTCGGAACGCGGGCACCCGGTCGCATCCGGTGAGGCGGCGCTCCAGGGGCGTGAGATGGAAAAGCGGGACCGAGGTACTGCCGTCCGCGTGGATCGCCCCACCTTTAGTGCCCCAAAAGTCCGTGAGACCGAAGCGTACCGGCGAGGTTGGGTGTACTCCCAGGGTCTGCCCTCCATCTTGGCCGTAGAGGCCCTGTCTCCGGAGCCCGGCGAAACCGTGGTCGACCTCTGTGCGGCTCCGGGTGGGAAGTGTTCCCACGTGGCTCAGATCACCGGTCCGGAGTCCAAGATAGTAGCTATCGACCGCTCCGCACCACGACTCGAACGGATGGAGGCTCGACTACGTCGCCTGGGTATCGACTGGGTCGAGACCGTGCACGGGGACGCCAGGAAGGTCGTCAGGAGGCTGCGGGGAACGGCAGACGTTGTCCTCGTTGACCCGCCTTGCACCGCCTTAGGTGTCAGGCCGAAACTCTGGGTCGAGGCGACTTACGAGGAGGCGCTCGGGCTACCGTCTTACCAGTATTCGTTGCTCAGAGCCGGATACGAAGTCCTTAAGGAGGGCGGAAGACTCCTATACTCCACGTGCACTCTCACGCCCACCGAAAACGAACTCGTGGTCGAACGTGCGATACGGGAGCTAAACCTTGAGCCCGAGACGCCGGTGCTTCGACCCGCCAGACGCTCAGGTCCGGGCGTTGTCTTCCTCCCCCATCGTGCGGATGTCCCTGGATTCTTCTACGCAGTACTCGTTAAGGAAGGATGAGGGAGTAGACGTCGTGTCCGACGGCGTCGTGAAACGACGGGCAATACCGGCGATGGCGGCGGGTGTAGCCGTTGTCCTCATCATGATTTGGTCGTTCGATCCTCGTAAGGTCCTCACCGTAATCGCGAGAACGGAGCCGCGGCTGTTCGCGCTCGCCGTCTGTATCCAACTGGTTGACTTACTACTGTGGGCGCTGCGATGGCACCTGGTGTTGGTACGAGGCGGGGTAAAGGCACCGTTCCGCCTGGTCTTCGCGGTCAATAACGTCTCGATGCTCGTGAACAACATCACCCCGAGCGCCAGGAGCGGCGGTGAGCCACTCCGTGTGTACCTACTGGCTCGTATGACCAGGTACCGGGCGCGTGATATCGCCTCCTCCGTCGTTATCGATAGGGTTCTCGACTACTTTCCCCTGACGTTACTACTACTGTTGAGCGCCTTCCTGATCGCGGGAAGTGGAGGAAGAGGCGGGATTCTCGTCATCCTACTCGGTGGCGTGTCTTTTCTTACAGCCGCTTTGATACTGTCGCTTTGGTTCTTAGCGAGTGAGCGATACGTGCACAGGGTCGCTCGAGGGGTTCTCCGGCTCCTGTCCCGTGTATCTCGTCGCGTACGCGCACGCCGCCTGTGGGAGGAGCTTGATGAGTGGGTGGAAAGGTTCGTGAAGCAGCTTCGAGAGCTCCTCCAGGATCGTCTCACGCTGATTCAGGGCACCCTGTTATCGGCTGCAGTGTGGGGGTGCGAGATCCTCAGGACATACGTCGTGTTTTTATCGTTGGGACGCGAGGTGCCCCTACCCGTTATCGTGGTGTCGTTTACGGTCTCGATGTTCGCGGGTGTTCTCCCGTTACTTCCCGGTGGACTCGGACTGGTGGAGATATCCACTGCATCGGTTTACAGGCTGTGGGGGATCGACCCGGGAACCAGCGCTGCGGTTGCACTATTAGACCGGCTGATCTCGTACTGGATGGTGAACGCGATCGGTGTGATCAGTCTTTTACGCATCTCACGGCGAGAAAGATAAGGAGGTGTGATGTCCTTGCCATACGAGCTCGGGAAAGTCGAGACGATTATAAAGCCGGATGACGGTGGGGTGATCTCCGCCGATATAAAAGTGTTGGCTACAGTGAGCTTGCACCGCGGCCCTACGATCATCGCCGAAGTCGATCCCAGGATAGCCGGAGAGATCGAGGAAGACGACCACGTCATCGTCGACTTACCCTTGATACCTTCTCCGAATGAGTCCAGACCACAACCCAGGATAGTGAAGATTATTAAGGATGAGAAGCTCGTGAACCGCGTGAAGGCGGAAATCGAGAAGGAACCCGAGACCATGGTTCCACCCGTGATTCCCGGGCAGCCGGCCACACCTCCACCCGAGGACATGTTCGGCTGATAGCCGCCTGGGGAGGCAGATGATTGATTTTTAAAAAGAGAAAAGGTGGTAAGCGTGAACGGCCCGAGATAGATCTCAAGCTTAAACCTCCGGAGGAAGGTGAGGGAGCTCCGAAGCTCAAGCTCCCCAAGCCGGAGGGGAGGCCCGGCGAGTCGAAAGGCGCAGAGGCCGTCCCCAAATTAAAGCTTAAACCCCCGAAACCTAGTGAAAAACCTCCTAGTGGAGAAGAGGAGGAAAAGAAGAAAGAAGAGCGCCCACCGGCTGAAATTAAGCCTCCTAAGCCACCGGAAGAGCGTACCGCTCCCTCGAATTTGGAAGCTGAACTAGAGCGGCTGAAAGCCGAGAATAAAAAGCTTAGAGAAGAATTAGACGAATGGCGCAACAAAGCCAAGAGTGCGATGGGAGAGAGGGATAGACTAAGGTCCGAAATTAAAAGACTTAAGGAAGAACTTGAGAAGCAAGAGAAGGAACTTGATAAGTACATCAAAATTTCGAAGCAACTGAAAGAAAAGTTAGAAAAAGCTAAAAGAGAATCGGAGGAACTTAAAGAAAAAGCGGAAGAGTACCGTGAACGGTACGAAAAGATTGCTGGGAAATACAATGAGCTTAAGTCGAAGCTGGAGGATCTCTCGGACCAAAATCGTCGTCTCGCAGAGAATCTAAAGAAACTCAAAGAGAAGTATAATGAAATTAAGGAGGAGAGAGATAGGCTAAAGGAAGAAACGAAAGAAGTGGGGAAACTCAAGGACCAGTTAGCTAAGCTTCAAAGTAAACTTAAGGAGGTTAAAAGCGAAAGAGACGACCTCGCCAACGAAGTCGAAGCCCTGAGGAATGAGAACGAAAAACTTAGGAAGAAAATAGACAAACTGAAGTCTGAGCTGAGTAATCTCCAGAAGAAGCTCAAAGATAGGGAGAAGAAATTGGAAAAGGCTCGCCAGCATATCGGGAAGCTCAGGGAGGAAATTAAGAGAAGGGATGAGGAGATTAGGAAGCTTAGGAAGGCACAAAGTAAGTTGAAGGATGAAATTAAAAGGTATGAGGAAGGGAAGCGACTTCTGGTTCCACCCGAGACTGAAATGGCGATAGCAAAGGTGAAGGGTAGTATTGTAATAGGAAAGAATTCAATGGTTAAGGCACTCCAAGAGGATGAGCCCATAGTAGTTAAGGAGGAAATTAATGTCAAAGATAATTCGCGAATTTACGGGACGATTGTGGCTAAAAACATCTCAATTGGGAGTAATGTAAAGATTTACGGGAATGTAATTTGTGAAAACAAGTTGGAAATCGGAGAAGGCTCTACGGTAAAAGGCCATGTAATTTCTATTAATTCACTGAAGACGAGTGCGGATGTGATAATAGAAGGGAGTATGGTCAGCGGAGACGACATCTCGCTCGCTAACAACGTGGAGGTCAAGGAGGTTCTGATCACGCCAGGGTCGGTCAAGGCCAGTCAAGGCCTCAGCGTTGCGGCGGTGCTGTGTAATGACTTCGAATCAGCCGGTTCCATAGAGGCGGATTATATTCTAGCGGATGAGAGGGTCAAGCTGGGTGACGACAGCTTCGTCAAGACGGTGATCGTTCGAGAGGGACCGGTGGAGCAAGGAGTGAACTCATGCGTCTACTACGGCTCGTTGTCCATCAAGGGTCGGAACCCGAAGCTCTACATAAACACCGAACCGTTCGACGATCCCGTCGCTAACAGGGTATTCCGCAAGACGATTTCCAACGTGGAGCGCCTCGGGCCGTTTCATCTAGCGAAGTCGGAGAAAGACGCTAAGTTCGTGTTGAACAGGGTCACCAAGATGGACATCGCGGAGATCGTGAAGGAACTGCGAGAATCTCTGAAGGTCTAACCCAGTAGCCCTCGCTCATGTCCCACGTACCAGTGTAGCGACGACCCTCGGACCGTGCGAACGAACCCTTCCCCTCTCACCTCCCATTTATCGTTGGCTTTCCGAACTTCGCACAGAACCCTCTCCGTGGGTTCAGGACGGACTGTGATTCTATTGTCTTCAGGCAGGTAACAGACGTAGTACTTCTCACCTTGCCCTGACCATATTTCGCCACCGTTCAGTTCCAGTTTGAGTCGCTTGCCAACCACTAGAGTGTAAACGTCGAGACGGTCTACAATGCTGTTGCCGACAACTAGACTACGCTCAGGAACGCGCGAGTCGCTGATGTGAGCTCCCGCACCTACTACGGACCATCTCCCGATTTCACAGCGCGAGAGGCGTGCATTCATGCCCACGAAACACCGCTCCTCGATTTTACACCCATGGATCTCTGCTCCATCTCCGACGAAAGTCACCGGGCCGAGTTCCGAGCGTTCGATTTCACAGTGTGAGGACACGGAAACCCGTTTGTGTAACACTGAGCGACGGATCGAAGAGAAGTTCGAGATCATGGCGCCTCCGTGGACTGTGACGTGCTCCAGCTCCACGAACGCCGCCACTCGGGCGTTGCCGCGTATTCTGGATTCCCTCACGGACACGAGGTGAGGGTGTTTGAAGGCGGGGCACAACCAGG contains these protein-coding regions:
- a CDS encoding KH domain-containing protein translates to MGIEVKEIRPGRGRPELVYARAELVVHKESLKATLIGREGSTIREIGKRARELLEERVGKPFYLDLTVVVDPKRSPTNRWFKVRDSSEAWLCPAFKHPHLVSVRESRIRGNARVAAFVELEHVTVHGGAMISNFSSIRRSVLHKRVSVSSHCEIERSELGPVTFVGDGAEIHGCKIEERCFVGMNARLSRCEIGRWSVVGAGAHISDSRVPERSLVVGNSIVDRLDVYTLVVGKRLKLELNGGEIWSGQGEKYYVCYLPEDNRITVRPEPTERVLCEVRKANDKWEVRGEGFVRTVRGSSLHWYVGHERGLLG
- a CDS encoding flippase-like domain-containing protein, encoding MSDGVVKRRAIPAMAAGVAVVLIMIWSFDPRKVLTVIARTEPRLFALAVCIQLVDLLLWALRWHLVLVRGGVKAPFRLVFAVNNVSMLVNNITPSARSGGEPLRVYLLARMTRYRARDIASSVVIDRVLDYFPLTLLLLLSAFLIAGSGGRGGILVILLGGVSFLTAALILSLWFLASERYVHRVARGVLRLLSRVSRRVRARRLWEELDEWVERFVKQLRELLQDRLTLIQGTLLSAAVWGCEILRTYVVFLSLGREVPLPVIVVSFTVSMFAGVLPLLPGGLGLVEISTASVYRLWGIDPGTSAAVALLDRLISYWMVNAIGVISLLRISRRER
- a CDS encoding metallophosphoesterase, encoding MIGILSDTHDNLKAIERLASELNEADVEVVLHAGDYVAPFTLPVLAKVECDEFIGVFGNNDGERDYLREKAEEVGFELVGEIFTGEVLGLRVAMIHGTEEAVVEALARCGEYDLVVYGHTHEPEERVVGDTLVVNPGEVCGYVTGRRTAALLDPDEKKVEFVEF
- a CDS encoding PUA domain-containing protein — protein: MKGPYPVEGNHHVVVADKFAAESVYVGADLYAPGVVQADPDIRRGDRVTVVSERGHPVASGEAALQGREMEKRDRGTAVRVDRPTFSAPKVRETEAYRRGWVYSQGLPSILAVEALSPEPGETVVDLCAAPGGKCSHVAQITGPESKIVAIDRSAPRLERMEARLRRLGIDWVETVHGDARKVVRRLRGTADVVLVDPPCTALGVRPKLWVEATYEEALGLPSYQYSLLRAGYEVLKEGGRLLYSTCTLTPTENELVVERAIRELNLEPETPVLRPARRSGPGVVFLPHRADVPGFFYAVLVKEG